CGCGCTCATCTTTCACAGCCCCCTCATGTCCATCGTCCAGAACAAAAAGGCCTTCCACGATTACTTCATCGAGGAAAAATACGAGGCCGGTATCGCACTGGAAGGCTGGGAAGTCAAAGCGATCCGCGCCGGGCGTGTCCAGCTCAAGGAATCCTATGTGGTGATCCGCGATGGCGAACTCTATCTCATCAATGCCCACATCAGCCCCCTGCCCACGGCGTCACGCCATGTCAGACCCGATCCCACCCGCAGCCGTAAGCTCCTGCTCCATGCCGACGAAATCAAGCGTCTGATCGGCAAGGTAGAACGCGCGGGCTATACCCTGGTGGCGCTGGATCTGCATTACCGCAATGGCCGAATCAAGGCAGAAATTGGGCTCGCCAAGGGGAAGAAGAAACACGATGTCCGTGAAGCGGAGAAAAAGCGCGAATGGGAGCGGGAGAAACAGCGACTACTGCGAACACCCAAGCAATGAGCCGGGCAT
Above is a window of Thiobacter sp. AK1 DNA encoding:
- the smpB gene encoding SsrA-binding protein SmpB — translated: MSIVQNKKAFHDYFIEEKYEAGIALEGWEVKAIRAGRVQLKESYVVIRDGELYLINAHISPLPTASRHVRPDPTRSRKLLLHADEIKRLIGKVERAGYTLVALDLHYRNGRIKAEIGLAKGKKKHDVREAEKKREWEREKQRLLRTPKQ